In the genome of Candidatus Zixiibacteriota bacterium, one region contains:
- the surE gene encoding 5'/3'-nucleotidase SurE: MATKRDNNLILLTNDDGYFAPGLKALEREIRKLGEVVIVAPDREQSASSHSLTMQRPLRINKHEDNWFSVDGTPTDSVMIAVHALLKKRRPDFIISGINHGPNMGDDVTYSGTVAAAIEGSILGIPSIAVSLADWDATDYAPSAIAVRKILRQVMHWPFPEFTLLNVNIPYLGQKPYKGAKITKLGKRVYNDIIVEKTDPRGKHYYWIGGEPEWFEIDGSDYSAVNAGYISITPLAIDMTSHSTYREFRDMRVKV; the protein is encoded by the coding sequence ATGGCGACGAAACGCGATAACAATCTGATACTTCTTACCAACGATGACGGATACTTCGCGCCCGGCTTGAAAGCTCTTGAGCGCGAGATCAGGAAGCTCGGCGAGGTTGTTATTGTAGCGCCTGACCGGGAACAATCGGCATCGAGTCATTCCCTCACTATGCAGAGACCGCTCAGAATCAACAAGCATGAAGACAACTGGTTCTCTGTCGACGGCACTCCGACTGACTCGGTGATGATCGCGGTGCACGCTCTCCTGAAGAAAAGAAGACCCGACTTCATCATCTCCGGGATCAACCACGGACCCAATATGGGTGATGATGTTACTTATTCCGGGACAGTAGCTGCAGCAATCGAAGGATCGATTCTCGGCATTCCGTCAATTGCAGTGTCACTCGCAGACTGGGATGCGACCGACTATGCGCCATCCGCGATAGCAGTGCGCAAAATCCTCAGACAAGTGATGCACTGGCCGTTTCCTGAGTTTACTCTGCTGAACGTCAATATTCCATATCTCGGTCAGAAACCTTACAAGGGCGCAAAAATCACCAAGCTTGGTAAGCGAGTCTATAATGACATCATTGTCGAGAAGACAGACCCGCGCGGTAAGCACTACTACTGGATCGGCGGTGAGCCGGAGTGGTTCGAAATTGATGGTTCTGATTACTCCGCGGTTAATGCGGGATACATTTCCATCACCCCGCTGGCCATCGACATGACTTCGCATTCAACCTATCGCGAATTCCGGGATATGAGAGTGAAGGTTTGA
- a CDS encoding tetratricopeptide repeat protein: MATRQKLTKQQMKQDKFITLVFRAQEYFTGHTSKFLLGIGAIVVIAIAVFLITSQGQTKAREANDILGRASVEFRSGNFQLAAVDFQNILDNFGGTESAKLASYYIANAYFNLENYDQAEEYFRLHYDKYRYDDMLSANALAGIGHCLRAKGLMKEAADEFFEVYQKYPDSYIVPDCLFIGAKSYASADDREDARKLYDIYVKIPGQGQRALELEQYLVEHGVLESTTSNYD; encoded by the coding sequence ATGGCGACCAGGCAGAAGCTGACAAAGCAGCAGATGAAGCAGGATAAGTTCATAACTTTGGTATTCAGGGCACAGGAGTACTTCACGGGACACACAAGCAAGTTCCTCCTGGGCATTGGCGCCATTGTTGTGATCGCGATTGCGGTTTTCCTGATAACCTCTCAGGGGCAGACAAAGGCGCGAGAAGCGAATGACATCCTGGGTCGGGCATCGGTCGAATTCAGAAGCGGCAATTTCCAGCTTGCGGCGGTGGATTTCCAGAACATCCTTGACAATTTTGGTGGCACTGAATCAGCAAAGCTGGCAAGCTACTATATCGCAAATGCCTACTTCAATCTGGAAAACTACGATCAGGCAGAAGAGTATTTTCGCCTCCATTATGACAAATACCGCTACGATGACATGCTGAGCGCAAATGCCCTCGCTGGAATTGGACACTGCCTCAGAGCCAAGGGCCTGATGAAGGAAGCTGCGGACGAGTTTTTTGAAGTATACCAGAAGTATCCCGATAGCTATATTGTCCCGGATTGCTTGTTCATCGGCGCCAAGAGCTATGCCAGTGCCGACGATCGAGAGGATGCCCGGAAGTTGTACGACATCTATGTGAAGATACCGGGACAGGGACAGCGCGCACTCGAACTTGAGCAGTACCTCGTAGAGCATGGTGTGCTGGAGAGCACCACCAGTAACTACGATTGA
- a CDS encoding TIGR00725 family protein: MTNPERKYYIGVIGAGQCSPVVKKLAFEVGRQIAKSNAILVCGGLGGVMESAAEGAKSEGGTTIGILPGRNRGDANRFIDFAIPTGIGEARNLVVINASDAIVALPGKFGTLSEFGFALKLNKPVVNMGGWDLKEAAVSSDNPEEAVRLVLQKIAAK, from the coding sequence ATGACCAACCCAGAGCGAAAGTACTATATTGGCGTGATTGGCGCCGGTCAGTGTTCGCCTGTGGTCAAGAAGCTGGCGTTTGAGGTTGGCAGGCAGATTGCCAAATCGAACGCCATTCTAGTCTGTGGCGGATTGGGGGGAGTGATGGAGTCAGCCGCTGAAGGAGCAAAGTCAGAGGGAGGCACAACCATCGGAATTCTTCCCGGAAGAAACAGGGGGGATGCGAACAGATTCATCGATTTTGCCATTCCGACAGGCATCGGTGAAGCGAGAAACTTGGTTGTCATTAATGCAAGCGACGCAATAGTCGCACTTCCAGGAAAATTCGGCACACTCTCCGAATTCGGTTTTGCACTTAAACTCAATAAGCCGGTAGTCAACATGGGCGGCTGGGATCTCAAGGAAGCCGCGGTAAGCTCAGACAATCCAGAGGAGGCAGTGAGATTAGTTCTTCAGAAAATAGCAGCAAAGTAG
- a CDS encoding acylphosphatase, which produces MVQGVGFRYFTTSTAQNHSVTGYIRNLDTGDVQIEVEGSKEEVMQFLLAVKKGPKWSHIENFQVEWKKYEENYDQFFVKY; this is translated from the coding sequence ATGGTTCAGGGAGTAGGATTCAGGTACTTCACGACTTCGACGGCACAAAACCACAGTGTCACCGGTTACATACGAAATCTGGATACCGGCGATGTGCAGATCGAAGTGGAGGGATCGAAGGAAGAGGTCATGCAGTTTCTTTTGGCTGTCAAGAAGGGGCCGAAATGGTCCCATATCGAGAATTTTCAGGTCGAGTGGAAGAAGTACGAGGAGAACTACGATCAGTTTTTCGTAAAATATTAA
- a CDS encoding glycoside hydrolase, which produces MSAKPAPLKVVFLWHQHQPYYKDFETDRYVLPWVRLHGTKDYLDMVRILDEFPGIKQTFNLVPSLIEQIQDYTQHDAVDNHMSLTLKRAADLTDAEKIEILSTFFSANVGTMIKPHQRYYQIHEKVMLCKSDLQKAADSITDQEYIDLTIWSNLVWIDPMFRSDPDIARLFEKKNGFSEEDKIGLFQFQKRLLSEIIPAHRDAQDRGQIEVSFSPYFHPILPLLIDTDLAREALPRIKLPSERFQHPEDASHQIKMSCDMYQELFGRPLTGMWPSEGSVAEPLIPLFLDHNVKWIATDEDVLFESADALSKADAGTRQIALHRPYRLKRDSGELGILFRNHALSDKIGFVYSGWDPEKAAHDFVSSLLDIRKSLGRENLKECVVPIILDGENAWEYYKNDGVDFIRALYSNLSKDDKIETITVSEAFAAVDKPQNLPRLFAGSWINHDFRVWIGHDEDNKAWDFLSRARNALVEYERVTPEATPETLKQAWKEIFIAEGSDWCWWYGDDHSSNQDDIFDSLFRSHLLAVYKLIEKDPPEELLQPIRGIRGVSGIEQPLGLVSPTVDGLVTTFYEWHDSGMLDCMKAGSAMHRAINVVHAFHFGFDDDNIYFRLDLFTRAEDDAAAEFEFQIELKAARDYVITVKREGTQIASRELNAKEYIDNEFKGQVALKKVLEVSIPRSEIAFDKEFRADLAVEVVRRSEQIERWPAYDMIHTTMPTRNESTFWQV; this is translated from the coding sequence ATGTCGGCGAAGCCAGCCCCGCTCAAGGTAGTCTTCCTCTGGCATCAGCACCAGCCTTATTATAAGGACTTCGAGACTGATCGCTATGTCCTTCCGTGGGTGCGTCTGCACGGCACCAAGGACTATCTCGACATGGTCAGAATTCTCGATGAGTTCCCCGGAATCAAGCAGACGTTTAATCTGGTCCCATCTCTAATCGAACAGATTCAGGATTACACGCAGCATGATGCCGTAGACAATCATATGTCACTGACTCTTAAGAGGGCTGCCGATTTGACAGATGCTGAGAAAATCGAGATACTCTCGACCTTTTTCTCCGCGAATGTCGGTACAATGATAAAACCGCACCAACGATACTATCAGATTCACGAGAAAGTCATGCTTTGCAAGTCGGACCTGCAGAAAGCGGCGGATAGCATAACCGACCAGGAGTATATCGATCTGACGATATGGTCAAATTTGGTATGGATCGATCCTATGTTTCGATCGGATCCGGATATTGCGCGGCTCTTCGAGAAAAAGAACGGCTTCTCCGAAGAAGATAAGATTGGCTTATTTCAGTTTCAGAAAAGGCTGCTGTCGGAAATCATCCCTGCTCATCGCGATGCACAGGATCGGGGGCAGATAGAAGTGTCATTCTCGCCATACTTCCATCCGATCCTGCCGCTCCTGATCGACACGGATCTGGCCAGGGAGGCACTGCCTCGCATCAAACTCCCCTCGGAACGGTTTCAGCATCCGGAAGACGCGAGCCACCAGATAAAGATGTCGTGTGATATGTATCAGGAGCTATTCGGTCGACCTCTGACGGGAATGTGGCCCTCCGAGGGTTCTGTTGCCGAACCGCTGATCCCCCTGTTCCTGGATCACAATGTGAAATGGATTGCGACGGATGAGGACGTACTTTTCGAGTCCGCCGACGCCCTTTCAAAGGCAGATGCTGGCACGAGACAGATCGCGCTGCACAGGCCATATAGGCTCAAAAGAGACAGCGGGGAACTGGGTATACTCTTCAGAAACCATGCCCTCTCCGACAAAATCGGATTTGTGTACTCAGGGTGGGACCCGGAGAAGGCGGCCCATGATTTCGTAAGCAGTCTGCTGGATATCCGAAAATCGCTTGGCAGGGAGAACCTGAAGGAATGCGTCGTACCTATCATTCTTGATGGCGAGAATGCATGGGAATATTACAAGAATGACGGTGTCGATTTCATCAGAGCACTATATTCGAACCTTTCTAAAGATGACAAAATCGAAACGATTACAGTATCAGAGGCATTTGCAGCCGTCGACAAACCACAGAACTTGCCTCGCCTCTTCGCCGGATCTTGGATCAACCACGATTTCAGAGTCTGGATCGGGCATGACGAGGATAACAAGGCTTGGGATTTCCTGTCTCGCGCCAGGAATGCATTGGTTGAGTACGAAAGAGTAACTCCAGAGGCAACCCCTGAGACTCTGAAACAGGCATGGAAAGAAATATTCATTGCTGAAGGATCAGATTGGTGCTGGTGGTACGGGGATGACCATTCGTCGAATCAGGATGACATCTTTGACAGTCTGTTTCGGTCTCATCTTTTAGCGGTGTACAAACTCATTGAGAAAGATCCTCCCGAAGAGCTGCTGCAACCTATTCGCGGCATTAGAGGTGTCAGCGGAATCGAACAGCCACTCGGATTGGTTTCTCCGACAGTCGACGGTCTTGTGACTACGTTTTATGAGTGGCATGATTCCGGAATGCTCGATTGCATGAAGGCTGGGTCGGCCATGCACAGAGCAATCAATGTGGTGCATGCGTTCCATTTCGGCTTTGATGATGACAACATATATTTCAGACTCGATCTCTTCACCCGCGCTGAGGATGATGCGGCAGCTGAGTTTGAGTTTCAGATCGAGCTGAAGGCTGCAAGAGATTATGTCATTACGGTGAAAAGGGAGGGGACTCAGATCGCATCCCGCGAACTGAACGCAAAGGAGTACATTGACAATGAATTCAAAGGTCAGGTTGCTCTGAAGAAGGTCCTCGAAGTGTCGATTCCCCGCTCTGAAATCGCCTTTGACAAGGAATTCAGAGCAGATCTTGCGGTCGAAGTGGTCAGGCGATCAGAGCAGATCGAGCGCTGGCCAGCCTATGATATGATCCACACAACAATGCCGACAAGAAACGAATCCACCTTCTGGCAAGTCTGA
- a CDS encoding adenine phosphoribosyltransferase produces the protein MTEEYFKTKIRSIPDFPKKGIMYRDITTLTSDSEAFAMAIDVIFDRSHDLGITKVVAIESRGFVFGSALAYKLGCGMVLVRKPGKLPFEIVSEDYTLEYGTDRIEIHSDALTPTDRVMIVDDLVATGGTLLACCHLVEKLGAGIACVATVVELSHLGGQNRFSDYNYFSLVKYDSG, from the coding sequence ATGACAGAAGAATATTTCAAAACAAAAATACGCAGCATCCCCGATTTTCCAAAGAAGGGGATAATGTACAGGGACATTACCACGTTGACGTCCGATTCAGAGGCGTTTGCTATGGCGATCGATGTTATCTTCGATCGAAGCCATGATTTGGGGATTACAAAGGTCGTCGCGATTGAGTCCAGAGGGTTTGTATTCGGATCTGCCCTCGCATACAAGCTCGGCTGCGGCATGGTCCTGGTGCGCAAGCCGGGAAAGCTCCCGTTTGAGATCGTCAGCGAAGATTACACGCTGGAATACGGTACTGATCGAATCGAGATTCATTCAGACGCGTTGACGCCAACGGATAGAGTGATGATTGTAGACGACCTCGTGGCGACAGGGGGGACTCTTTTGGCCTGCTGTCATCTTGTCGAGAAACTCGGTGCCGGGATTGCCTGTGTGGCAACTGTTGTAGAATTGTCACATCTCGGTGGCCAGAATAGATTCAGCGACTACAACTACTTTTCGTTGGTTAAATACGATAGCGGCTAG